One window from the genome of Saccharomyces mikatae IFO 1815 strain IFO1815 genome assembly, chromosome: 4 encodes:
- the SPO71 gene encoding Spo71p (similar to Saccharomyces cerevisiae SPO71 (YDR104C); ancestral locus Anc_8.248): MDSIVAIVEDDISYAQRVINFSSPQNVNVKVFTIPRHSFTAFRLSYVPPTELSKCSQVTLLGGIPKQWYADQNSQVWKLITKISLRKVRKQSDMLKRYGYGTIYKKRVGKTPSASYLRKHFTWQYEDKTSIYNSRYLKDSEAQIERTKSSPVQSSKRKINLPKRCRSSSIQSFVQRNASEERNAGPSNKYNPPLDDAVKSTVIKSTSHKELYDKINERIGQASLNPNRKNEQQIESLSREDHPRFDRIPSGSSIRKVKGTDFNFIRRPSEDTLRHSPGSIVGDMNLANLGTTRSFPNGSQQYRHSNDLSDGFSTSNTIDNLPLNVNEKIIYEALQSMEKENFMVWRTSQDEKVHPDARQKISDAFQKRKKILYEEIDKLNSSQFPFFSVLPPWPTELTMDEKAVHDKLVSKNSHHIRKHVHNARSRTSCKLKNSVGTFLGMTSTLTSKATTRKRTGQILKKEKMLVMVKEAIQNKVPLPTFSENECFDTRVSERWKEYIVIARSTGKFDPPILLQFYRHRHIPEIEDISTIATKYHRNPLDFFLSRNCIVKFYSSLDKTISIQKPDKRLDGYIDETIENKDELKRYSPVKIFILRCSSIHSSGRWYKFLLESLGRQLFTPTINLKIPQTEISIKINLNEITFQKLRDLGNQEKNSLKICFLQKGYKIFQHPLLRYFTIAILEKLKSANYDYLIKKWDAENSVLGCALKRYDRLEWIPCDEDSLTTGIFAFCQSHLIQYRPIASCSRETKSIKGECWKEMPPVEGFLIRLTDKYGSARTHFGKYSIATAYFFTCDNLFFSMKSYRANPPLPIDSMIDETSTETEKEEIWKQWKKIPEIYEQQPYPLDAEDHIEWMNCETNQHEYDSRDFYAFHCFHRRIDQILKSDTLIDLTEVKDIYQGARTDCESDKIKYGVYKEASEMFWHKSYEVDDVSQSIINIETSNGLLLKLLASSVTVAEQWVIKLKQMSSYWKSKQREDTERLLKIRRSNAGLLMLNGEEETKIGENTLRWIIEHGRADEQTFNANGISLSRPIIQKGPLYQKPHKHSVFSKYYVVLISGFIVLFHCFHRSTTGFANEVLEYAHYMTIPIDDCYLYSGTTTELDLLQRDRTFDEINYGSHALPRVYGDGWRSVEDESSRCFTLWFGTRRALSSNRSRKKESENSYTKTYDGQCNFVDQLSALEVDIDNPDVPNNTDKIHFTKKLGVSGKSMVFMARSRQERDLWVMSIYYELERLRRAASSSNGQNQAK, translated from the coding sequence ATGGATTCTATTGTCGCCATTGTGGAAGATGATATTAGTTATGCGCAGCGAGTGATTAACTTCAGCTCACCACAAAATGTAAACGTTAAGGTGTTCACTATTCCTCGACATTCCTTCACAGCATTTAGGTTGTCGTATGTTCCACCTACAGAACTTTCAAAATGCTCGCAGGTTACTTTATTGGGCGGTATTCCAAAACAATGGTACGCTGATCAAAATAGTCAGGTTTGGAAGCTTATAACTAAAATTTCACTTCGAAAGGTTAGAAAGCAATCGGATATGTTAAAAAGATACGGCTATGGAACAATTTACAAAAAGCGTGTGGGAAAAACCCCAAGTGCATCGTACTTGAGAAAGCACTTTACATGGCAATATGAAGACAAGACATCAATCTACAACAGTCGTTATCTAAAGGATTCAGAGGCGCAGATAGAAAGAACTAAATCAAGCCCTGTGCAGAGCAGCAAACGTAAAATAAATCTACCAAAAAGATGTAGAAGCTCTTCTATTCAAAGCTTTGTGCAAAGAAATGCTTCGGAAGAAAGGAATGCAGGGCCTTCTAATAAATATAATCCACCTCTGGACGATGCGGTAAAGTCTACGGTGATCAAATCAACTTCGCATAAAGAATTGTACGACAAGATAAACGAAAGAATTGGGCAGGCTTCTTTAAATCCGAATCGAAAGAATGAACAGCAAATAGAAAGCCTTTCTAGAGAAGATCATCCTCGCTTCGATCGAATACCAAGTGGCTCTTCAATCAGGAAGGTTAAAGGAACAGACTTCAATTTTATTAGGAGGCCTTCAGAGGACACTTTAAGACATTCCCCCGGTAGTATAGTTGGAGATATGAACCTGGCAAATCTCGGAACAACACGTAGTTTCCCAAATGGATCACAACAATATAGACATTCCAATGATCTGAGTGATGGATTTTCTACATCTAATACTATCGATAATTTGCCGTTAAATGTGAATGAGAAAATCATTTATGAAGCACTACAAAgtatggaaaaagaaaactttatGGTGTGGAGAACCTCTCAGGATGAAAAAGTTCACCCTGATGCAAGACAGAAGATTTCTGATGcttttcagaaaagaaagaagattttatatgaagaaattgacaAGTTAAATTCGAGccaatttcctttttttagtGTCTTACCACCATGGCCGACGGAATTGACAATGGATGAGAAAGCTGTACACGACAAGTTAGTCTCTAAGAATTCCCATCATATAAGAAAGCATGTTCATAATGCTAGAAGCAGAACTAGCTGCAAACTCAAAAATAGTGTTGGAACTTTTTTGGGCATGACGAGTACACTAACAAGTAAAGCGACAACCAGGAAACGTACTGGCCAAATcctaaaaaaagaaaaaatgttaGTGATGGTAAAAGAGGCTATACAAAATAAGGTACCGCTTCCAACCTTCTCTGAAAACGAGTGTTTTGATACAAGGGTCAGTGAAAGATGGAAAGAATATATCGTGATAGCAAGATCTACAGGAAAGTTTGATCCTCCCATTCTTTTACAATTTTACCGTCACCGCCACATCCCAGAAATTGAGGATATTAGTACCATAGCCACAAAGTATCATCGTAATCCGttggatttttttctttcaagaaactgTATTGTAAAGTTTTATAGCTCCCTGGACAAAACTATATCCATACAGAAACCTGATAAGAGATTAGATGGATATATAGATGAGACCATAGAAAACAAGGACGAGTTGAAACGCTATTCTCCTGttaaaatattcattttaAGGTGTAGTAGCATTCACTCCTCTGGCAGATGGTACAAGTTCCTCCTTGAATCTTTGGGTCGACAGTTATTTACACCTACTATCAACTTAAAGATTCCACAAACAGAAATATCGATAAAAATCAACTTGAATGAAATAACATTCCAAAAATTAAGAGATTTAGGTAATCAGGAAAAGAACAGTTTGAAGAtatgttttcttcaaaaaggctataaaatttttcagcatCCTCTTTTGCGATATTTCACAATTGCCATCttagaaaaattaaaatctGCAAACTATGATTatctaataaaaaaatgggatGCAGAGAATTCTGTGCTAGGATGTGCTTTGAAGAGATATGATAGACTCGAATGGATTCCATGCGACGAGGATTCTTTAACTACCGGAATTTTCGCATTTTGTCAATCTCACCTCATTCAGTATAGACCAATTGCAAGCTGTTCAAGGGAAACaaaatccataaaaggaGAATGTTGGAAAGAAATGCCACCTGTTGAAGGGTTTTTGATAAGATtgactgacaaatatgGGTCTGCGAGGACACATTTTGGTAAATATAGTATTGCAACAGCTTACTTTTTCACATGTGATaacttatttttttctatgaAATCATATAGAGCAAATCCTCCATTACCTATAGATTCTATGATTGATGAGACTAGCactgaaacagaaaaagaagagatttGGAAAcagtggaaaaaaattccagaAATTTACGAGCAACAACCCTATCCCTTAGATGCAGAAGATCATATCGAATGGATGAACTGTGAAACAAATCAACATGAGTATGATTCCAGAGATTTTTATGCTttccattgttttcatCGAAGGATCGACCAAATACTGAAATCAGACACCTTGATTGACCTAACTGAGGTGAAAGATATATACCAAGGAGCAAGGACTGATTGCGAGTCTGATAAAATAAAGTATGGGGTATACAAAGAGGCTAGTGAAATGTTTTGGCACAAGAGTTACGAAGTTGATGATGTTTCGCAGTCTATCATAAATATAGAAACATCAAATGGTCTTCTATTGAAGCTTCTTGCTTCATCAGTAACAGTTGCAGAACAATGGGTCATTAAACTGAAACAGATGTCATCCTATTGGAAAAGTAAACAAAGGGAAGATACAGAAAGGCTACTAAAAATAAGACGTTCCAACGCAGGTCTTTTGATGCTGAATGGAGAAGAGGAAACAAAGATTGGTGAGAATACATTGCGCTGGATCATAGAACATGGACGCGCAGATGAACAGACATTTAACGCAAACGGAATATCACTAAGTAGACCGATAATTCAAAAGGGCCCTTTATATCAAAAACCTCACAAACACTCTGTTTTCTCGAAGTACTACGTTGTTTTGATATCTGGCTTTATTGTTTTGTTCCACTGCTTTCATAGATCAACTACAGGCTTTGCTAATGAAGTTTTGGAGTATGCGCATTATATGACTATTCCGATTGATGATTGCTATTTATACTCGGGAACTACAACTGAGTTGGATCTTTTGCAGAGAGATCGTACTTTTGATGAAATAAATTATGGATCTCATGCTCTTCCTCGAGTTTATGGGGATGGATGGCGATCTGTAGAAGATGAAAGTTCACGGTGCTTTACCCTTTGGTTTGGAACAAGACGTGCTCTTTCTAGCAATCGATCGCGAAAGAAAGAGAGTGAGAACTCCTATACAAAAACTTATGACGGGCAATGTAACTTTGTTGATCAACTTTCTGCTTTAGAAGTTGACATAGATAACCCTGATGTTCCAAATAACACGGATAAAATACATTTCACTAAAAAGTTGGGTGTAAGCGGTAAGTCGATGGTCTTTATGGCAAGGTCAAGACAGGAAAGAGATCTTTGGGTAATGTCTATTTACTATGAGCTTGAAAGACTGAGAAGAGCAGCATCCTCTTCAAATGGACAAAATCAGGCTAAATGA
- the TMS1 gene encoding Tms1p (similar to Saccharomyces cerevisiae TMS1 (YDR105C); ancestral locus Anc_8.250) — MGAVISLPVSMAGSFVASCFGGCCSNLMSKAASSLGSSSLGTRLLYAVWLLINSLISWISYSANKSILWPGKTCTGTGECGFFTVHRLNFALGCLHLILASVLTGVKSTNDMRAAFQNSWWSLKFILYLCLIVLSFVIPNDFYIFFSKWVSVPSGAIFILVGLILLVDFAHEWAETCISHVESEDEDSSFWQRFLVLGTTSMYTASIIMTVVMYIMFCHQQCNMNQTAVTVNLVLTVITLVLSVNPKIQEANPKSGLAQSSMVSVYCTYLTMSAMSSEPDDKMCNPLVRSSGTRKFSIILGSLFTFIAIAYTTTRAAANSAFQGTNTNGAIYLGNDIEYEGLGGQTRNQLRYEAIKQAVEEGSLPESALYDTAWLGTPTSASGAIGSQNDDERTGTKYNYTLFHIIFFLATQWIAILLTINVTQDDVGDFIPVGRTYFYSWVKIVSAWICYALYGWTVVAPAIMPDRFDYENYY, encoded by the coding sequence ATGGGTGCCGTAATTTCTTTGCCGGTTAGTATGGCCGGCTCCTTCGTGGCGTCCTGCTTTGGAGGCTGCTGCTCAAACTTAATGTCCAAGGCAGCATCTTCATTAGGGTCTTCCTCCCTGGGGACAAGACTTCTCTACGCCGTTTGGCTTTTAATTAATTCATTGATATCATGGATATCATATTCGGCGAACAAATCTATTCTCTGGCCGGGGAAGACATGCACTGGGACCGGAGAATGTGGGTTCTTCACAGTTCATAGATTAAATTTTGCATTAGGATGCTTGCATTTGATATTAGCGTCTGTACTAACGGGAGTGAAGTCAACTAATGATATGAGAGCTGCATTCCAAAATTCATGGTGGAGTTTGAAGTTTATATTGTATTTATGTCTCATCGTTCTTTCATTTGTTATCCCAAACGACTTttatatcttcttttccaaatggGTATCAGTTCCTAGTGGAGCAATTTTCATCCTGGTTGGGCTTATATTGTTAGTGGACTTTGCTCATGAATGGGCAGAAACATGTATTAGTCACGTTGAgtctgaagatgaagactCCTCATTTTGGCAACGGTTTTTGGTTTTAGGAACAACTTCCATGTACACTGCATCGATCATCATGACTGTCGTTATGTATATTATGTTTTGTCACCAGCAGTGTAACATGAATCAAACAGCCGTGACAGTTAATTTGGTATTAACTGTTATAACGCTTGTTTTATCGGTGAATCCTAAGATCCAGGAGGCCAACCCTAAAAGTGGGTTGGCACAAAGTAGTATGGTTTCTGTTTACTGTACTTATTTAACGATGAGTGCCATGTCTTCTGAACCGGATGACAAAATGTGTAACCCATTAGTTAGATCTAGTGGTACCCGTAAGTTTAGCATTATATTGGGCTCattatttacttttattgCTATTGCTTATACAACAACAAGAGCGGCTGCTAATAGTGCATTTCAAGGCACTAATACGAATGGTGCTATATATCTCGGAAACGATATCGAGTATGAGGGATTGGGTGGTCAGACAAGAAATCAGTTAAGGTATGAGGCCATTAAGCAAGCTGTGGAAGAAGGATCTTTACCAGAAAGTGCTTTATATGATACGGCCTGGTTAGGAACACCTACCTCTGCTTCAGGCGCTATAGGTAGccaaaatgatgatgaaagaaCTGGTACTAAGTACAATTACACTTTATTTcacatcatattttttttggcaaCCCAGTGGATTGCTATTTTACTAACAATCAACGTTACTCAGGATGATGTAGGGGATTTTATACCGGTGGGAAGAACATATTTCTATTCTTGGGTTAAGATTGTCAGCGCATGGATATGTTACGCACTTTACGGCTGGACAGTAGTAGCGCCAGCCATCATGCCCGACAGATTCGATTACGAAAATTACTACTAA
- the ARP10 gene encoding Arp10p (similar to Saccharomyces cerevisiae ARP10 (YDR106W); ancestral locus Anc_8.251) — protein sequence MPNSTVIIYLGANRIEIGRSTGSCPQEIINWEKDYINGEYRIGLKKILERYFQSFNTLRNHEIQVLILEDIFISVAEKKIICSILFDELYCAYVAFIPRVIVHCLSCNTRNAIVVDVVASHTTCVPIFDLRPLQQYIKYTKRDQEDVHLNKSPTSCPYTSIFFDKEYNFEVYEDDEIPVINLVKGIIDSLPIDLRKPLRENIIIVNIEEKFETTIKELFRENMSSSIIQFSKDYWQAGSACAKTFMHSRGGSVAGLKRDEFCNNPNIVPDWFDFYFKSGVKPIKQPSP from the coding sequence atgcCAAATAGTACAGTGATAATTTATTTAGGAGCTAACAGAATCGAAATTGGGAGAAGTACTGGATCATGCCCGCAAGAGATTATTAATTGGGAAAAAGATTATATTAATGGAGAATATAGGATAGggttaaagaaaatattggAACGTTACTTTCAGTCGTTCAACACCTTGAGAAATCACGAAATACAAGTTTTAATATTGGAAGATATATTTATTTCTGTagctgaaaagaaaattatttgTAGCATCTTGTTTGATGAATTGTACTGTGCTTATGTTGCATTTATTCCCAGAGTTATCGTACATTGTCTATCCTGCAATACAAGGAATGCGATTGTTGTGGACGTAGTTGCCAGTCATACCACATGTGTACCCATCTTTGATCTTAGGCCTTTGCAACAGTACATAAAGTATACAAAGCGAGATCAAGAGGACGTACATTTAAATAAGTCTCCCACGAGCTGTCCCTATACGTCGATATTCTTTGACAAAGAGTACAACTTTGAAGTTTATGAAGACGATGAGATTCCAGTAATAAATCTTGTCAAAGGTATTATAGATTCACTTCCCATTGACTTGAGGAAACCTCTTAGGGAAAATATCATCATAGTGAATATCGAAGAGAAATTCGAAACaacaataaaagaattattCAGGGAAAACATGAGTTCATCTATAATCCAGTTCTCTAAAGACTACTGGCAGGCTGGCTCTGCATGCGCAAAGACATTTATGCATTCTAGAGGGGGGAGTGTTGCAGGATTGAAAAGAGATGAGTTTTGTAATAATCCCAACATTGTTCCTGATTGGTTTGACTTTTACTTCAAAAGTGGAGTGAAGCCCATAAAACAGCCTTCACCTTAA
- the TMN2 gene encoding Tmn2p (similar to Saccharomyces cerevisiae TMN2 (YDR107C) and EMP70 (YLR083C); ancestral locus Anc_8.254), whose product MKQSIWLLLFFYIGLTKAFSLPGLSPTTYHKNDEIPLLVNRLTPSIYFQHQDENGKDISSDKEHYLYSYDYYNERFHFCRPEHVERQPESLGSIIFGDRIYNSPFQLRMLETKECVALCENTIPGKDAKFINKLIKSGFFQNWLVDGLPAARKVWDSRTKTNYYGTGFELGITAVKNTIDGKVIPSTMEELDSETSNTGAALDAREPKNIKPNLVKTVELPYFVNHFDIEVEFHDRGDDNYRVVGVTVNPMSIERSSPDSCSKATKPLILDEEGDNEIYFTYSVKFVASDTVWATRWDKYLHIYDPQIQWFSLINFSVIIVLLSSVVMHSLLRALNSDLSRYNELNLDNEFHEDSGWKLGHGDVFRTPTKSMLLSVLVGSGVQLFLMIICSIFLAALGLVSPVSRGSLPTVMFVFYALFGFVGSYTSMGVYKFFHGPYWKANLILTPILLPGGIFVLIVAMNFFLLFAHSSGVIPASTLFFIIFLWFAVSIPLSFAGSMIAHKWCNWDEHPTKTNQIARQVPYQPWYLRTIQATLIAGIFCFGSIAVELYFIYSSLWFNKIFYMFGFLLFSFLLLTLTTSLVTVLITYHSLCLENWQWQWRSFIIGGLGCSVYMFIHSILFTKFKLGGFITIVLYFGYSFIISALCCVVTGAIGFFSCMLFIRKIYSAVKIE is encoded by the coding sequence ATGAAACAAAGTATTTGGttgttactttttttttatattggtCTAACTAAGGCATTTTCTTTGCCTGGTTTATCTCCTACAACTTATCACAAAAACGATGAAATTCCACTTTTGGTGAACCGCTTGACTCCATCGATTTACTTTCAGCATCAAGATGAAAATGGTAAAGATATTTCAAGTGATAAAGAACATTATCTTTACTCTTATGATTACTATAATGAAAGGTTTCATTTTTGCAGGCCAGAACATGTCGAGAGACAGCCGGAGTCGTTGGGTTCAATAATATTTGGTGACAGAATTTACAATTCCCCGTTCCAGTTGAGGATGCTAGAGACAAAGGAATGTGTTGCTCTTTGTGAGAATACAATTCCCGGAAAAGATGCCaaatttattaataaaCTAATTAAAAGTggatttttccaaaattggCTTGTTGATGGATTACCGGCAGCAAGAAAAGTTTGGGATAGCAGAACCAAAACAAACTACTACGGTACAGGGTTTGAATTAGGTATTACAGCTGTTAAGAATACCATTGATGGTAAGGTGATTCCTAGTACAATGGAAGAACTTGATTCGGAGACCTCAAATACAGGTGCTGCATTAGATGCCCGAGAACCTAAAAATATAAAGCCTAATTTGGTTAAAACAGTAGAATTACCTTACTTCGTCAATCATTTTGACATTGAAGTGGAATTCCATGATCGTGGTGACGATAATTACCGTGTTGTTGGTGTCACCGTGAATCCTATGTCCATCGAAAGATCATCACCTGACTCGTGTTCTAAAGCGACGAAGCCTCTCATACTGGACGAGGAAGGGGATAATGAGATTTACTTTACGTATTCTGTTAAATTTGTTGCTTCTGATACAGTTTGGGCTACGAGATGGGATAAGTATCTACATATCTATGACCCACAAATTCAATGGTTTTCACTCATTAATTTTTCTGTTATCATTGTATTATTGTCTTCTGTCGTCATGCATTCTCTTTTGCGGGCTCTAAACAGCGATCTTTCTCGTTATAACGAACTTAACTTGGATAACGAATTTCATGAAGATTCCGGTTGGAAATTGGGACATGGTGATGTATTTAGAACCCcaacaaaatcaatgcTGCTTTCTGTACTTGTGGGTTCAGGTGttcaattgtttttgatgatCATATGtagcatttttttggcCGCATTGGGTCTGGTATCTCCCGTTTCGAGAGGATCCTTGCCAACTGTaatgtttgttttttatgCATTATTTGGATTTGTAGGATCCTACACCTCAATGGGTGTATACAAGTTTTTTCATGGACCCTATTGGAAGGCAAATCTAATATTAACGCCAATATTGCTTCCTGGTGGAATTTTTGTACTAATAGTTgcaatgaatttttttttgttatttgcGCATTCTTCAGGAGTAATTCCAGCAAGTACTttgttcttcatcatttttctATGGTTTGCAGTTTCTATTCCGTTGTCTTTTGCGGGTTCAATGATTGCCCATAAGTGGTGCAATTGGGATGAGCATCCAACTAAAACAAATCAGATCGCTAGACAGGTTCCATATCAGCCTTGGTATTTGAGAACGATTCAAGCGACCCTAATCGCTGGGATCTTCTGTTTTGGCTCGATAGCAGTAGAATTATACTTCATTTACTCCAGTTTATGGTTCAACAAGATTTTTTACATGTTTGGATTCTTACtattttcattcttgttGTTGACTTTAACAACCTCACTAGTGACAGTTTTAATCACATATCACTCATTGTGTCTCGAAAACTGGCAATGGCAATGGAGAAGTTTTATTATCGGTGGTTTAGGATGTTCGGTGTATATGTTTATCCACTCCATACTATTTACCAAATTTAAACTTGGTGGATTCATTACTATCGTGTTGTATTTTGGATATTCATTTATTATATCTGCATTATGTTGTGTAGTCACTGGAGCAATTGGTTTTTTTAGTTGCATGCTTTTTATTAGAAAGATTTACTCTGCGGTTAAAATTGAGTAA
- the TRS85 gene encoding Trs85p (similar to Saccharomyces cerevisiae TRS85 (YDR108W); ancestral locus Anc_8.255) — protein MVFSYEHYMNLLFHLDNSKETVPPEIAKRIVSNAIAPVITVTSTPLFDKHIQEAYKVDSLYMLLRFFGGCVSDRDQANEVKVGQDEHQVGDTNASMESFSKSKNLEVPNLPKKGSRSRSNSLFQRDSTQSQYIRFTRPLDDLIETRDTNDMLFNYHSLEVFLDNYLKLVADNTDEMVPHDLLKKSIYHSFFSLAISSTNNLSPYETFNHPILSLIALDISNGEVYEDARDLLVNFKNLNHNTENFPLFMNTNEMLPVFLLCYNDESQEEFEKCQALAKKLKKQLFVESVLLSLWKDSFIEANNSAIQLHQPVMSSLEEILFFLQAPTQTSLSLPLINSIYDMLDYLVYDLMIPFMKRKVSFWEETILQPRKSLFNGAKFFKKFMNKNPSNGNHHHNSLTSDNQGNEYFASSSSEFLMRKLADWSMMLSDFKTAYSTYESLMDDLDAFPKYLASCIEWCAVSLLMGAQRIVTVKMIKNDINPLIEKALATYENCSKIQRSKSEKSSSSNTVEPVRSYETRCMILASELFLSLSDKWTSTPYAIQYLETILDECKLGPCCQIMIWERLSDCYSLRVDPRIKHRVGAMKKGIRDTEDLRGGDGNSTDHFTDDDILSEGLTRKRKAAFFRLIAARKWAEQKQWRQVSWCLKDIESIYSDIKFLNGDGLILSKLHNQLNLKDLNSAPSPTEKNPTMTSVSFIG, from the coding sequence ATGGTTTTTTCTTACGAGCATTATATGAATCTCCTTTTCCATTTGGATAATAGTAAAGAAACAGTGCCTCCAGAGATTGCGAAAAGGATAGTTTCTAATGCTATAGCTCCCGTGATAACAGTAACTTCAACTCCACTATTCGACAAACACATTCAAGAAGCGTACAAAGTTGATTCTCTCTATATGCTGCTACGATTTTTTGGTGGTTGTGTTTCCGATAGAGATCAAGCAAACGAAGTAAAAGTTGGACAAGATGAACATCAGGTAGGTGATACAAACGCCTCAATGGAATCGTTTTCCAAAAGTAAGAATTTAGAAGTTCCTAATTTACCAAAGAAAGGGAGCCGCAGCAGGTCGAATagtctttttcaaagggATTCGACCCAGTCCCAGTATATCAGATTTACAAGACCGTTAGACGATCTGATTGAAACCAGAGACACGAACGATATGCTGTTTAATTACCATTCCTTGGAGGTGTTCTTGGATAATTACTTGAAGTTGGTTGCGGATAATACTGATGAAATGGTACCCCATGACCTCCTTAAGAAGTCGATTTAccatagttttttttcgctAGCAATTTCTTCCACTAATAACTTATCACCATATGAAACGTTTAACCATCCTATTCTTTCCTTAATTGCTTTAGATATATCAAATGGGGAAGTGTATGAGGATGCAAGAGATCTGTTAGTCAACTTCAAGAATCTAAATCATAATACCGAAAACTTTCCTCTTTTCATGAATACAAACGAAATGCTTCCAGTTTTCTTACTCTGCTATAACGATGAATCCCAAGAAGAATTCGAAAAATGCCAAGCTTTGGCAAAGAAGCTAAAAAAACAGTTGTTTGTCGAGAGTGTTTTATTATCCCTTTGGAAAGATTCTTTCATTGAAGCCAATAACTCTGCCATACAGTTACATCAACCAGTCATGTCATcacttgaagaaattcttttttttcttcaagctCCAACTCAAACATCTCTTTCTTTACCTTTGATAAATTCCATCTATGATATGCTTGATTATCTCGTTTATGATTTGATGATACCATTcatgaagagaaaagtttCGTTCTGGGAAGAGACGATCTTACAACCAAGAAAGTCGCTATTTAACGGtgcaaaatttttcaaaaagttcatgAATAAAAATCCTAGCAATGGCAATCATCATCACAATTCTCTAACGAGTGATAACCAAGGTAATGAATATTTtgcatcttcatcttctgaatTCTTGATGAGGAAATTAGCAGATTGGTCTATGATGCTATCCGACTTTAAAACTGCTTATTCTACTTATGAGTCACTTATGGATGATCTAGATGCTTTCCCCAAATATCTGGCTTCTTGCATCGAATGGTGTGCAGTATCATTACTGATGGGTGCACAGAGGATAGTCACAGTGAAGATGATCAAAAATGATATAAATCCACTCATCGAAAAAGCTCTAGCCACATACGAAAACTGCTCCAAAATACAGCGCAGTAAAAGCGAAAAATCATCGTCTTCAAATACTGTAGAACCAGTGCGTTCATATGAGACACGTTGTATGATTTTGGCATCCgaattatttttatccttAAGCGATAAATGGACATCTACACCCTACGCTATTCAATATTTGGAAACAATTCTCGATGAATGCAAATTGGGGCCCTGCTGCCAAATTATGATTTGGGAGAGACTTAGTGACTGCTATAGTTTGAGAGTTGACCCTAGAATCAAACATAGAGTTGGTGCGATGAAAAAGGGCATTAGGGACACTGAAGACCTCCGAGGTGGCGACGGAAACTCCACAGATCATTTCACAGACGATGACATATTATCGGAGGGATTAACAAGGAAACGCAAAGCGGCTTTTTTTAGGTTAATAGCGGCTAGGAAATGGGcagaacaaaaacaatgGAGACAGGTTTCCTGGTGCTTAAAAGATATCGAAAGCATCTATTCGGATATCAAATTTCTAAATGGTGACGGTTTGATTTTAAGTAAGTTGCATAATCAACTCAATTTAAAGGATTTAAATTCTGCACCGAGTCCCACCGAAAAGAATCCTACAATGACAAGCGTTAGTTTTATTGGATGA